Within the Nocardioides humi genome, the region CCGCCCCAGGCGGGCAGCATCCGGGCGAGCTGGTGCCGCTGCCCGGGACCGAAGAGCACCGTGCCGGGCTGCCGGAGCAGCCCGAGGCGCAGGTCGTTGGCTGTCCGGGTCATCGCAGGCCCGCCTTCGCCTCGTCCACCGTGATCGCGAGGTACTTGGGCTCCAGGAACTCGTGGATGCCGTCCGGACCTCCCTCCCGGCCCAGGCCGGAGGCCTTGATGCCGCCGAAGGACGCGACCGGGTCGGCCATGATCCCGCGGTTGATCCCGACCATGCCGAACTCCAGGCGCTCCGCGACGGCCACCGCGCGGTCCAGGTCGCGGGTGAAGACGTACGCCGCGAGTCCGTAGCTGGTGTCGTTGGCGAAGTCCAGCGCCTCCTGCACGTCGCCCACGCGGTAGAGCGCGGCGAGCGGCGCGAACAGCTCCTCGGTGCACAGCTCGTGGTCGCGGCTGTCGAGGGTCATCACGGTCGGCTCGTAGAAGTAGCCGTCCCCCGCGGCCGGCCGTCCGCCGGTGAGTACGTGCGCTCCGATGCCGCGGAACCGCTCGACCAGGTCGACCACCCGGTCGCGTTGCCGGCTGCTGATGATCGGGCCGACGTCGACGCCGTCCTCGAAGCCGTTGCCGACCCGCAGCTCCCGGGCGGCCGCGACGAACTTCGCGGTGAACTCGTCGGCGATCGCCTCGTGCAGGATGATCCGGTTCGCCGCGACGCAGGCCTGGCCCGCGTTGCGGAACTTGCAGATCACCGCCTGCTCGACCGCGAGGTCGACGTCGGCGTCGTCGAGCACCACGAACGGGCCGTCGCCGCCGAGCTCCATCGACGCGTTGACGATGTGGGGAGCGGCCTTCTGCAGCAGCAGGCTCCCGACGCCGGTGGAGCCGGTGAAGCTGATCTTCCGCAGTCGCGGGTCGGCGAGCGCGGTCTCCGAGATCGTCGCCGAGCTCGTGGTGTGCAGCAGGTTGACCACGCCGGCCGGGAAGCCGGCGTCCGCGAGGGTCTGGGTGAACAGCGCGCCGGTGAGCGGCGTCTCCTGCGCGGTCTTCATCACCACCGTGCAGCCGGCGGCCAGGGCCGCGCCGGCCTTGCGGGCCGACATGAGCAGTGGGAAGTTCCACGGCGTGATCAGCAGGCACGGCCCGACCGGCTGGTGGGTCGTGACGACCCGGTAGCCCCCGTGCGACCCGTGCGCCCAGCCGCCGTGCAGGTGGGTGATCTGCTCGGCGTACCAGAGGAAGAAGCTGGCGGACAGGTCGAACTCCGCGCGCGACTCGCTCAGCGGCTTGCCGCTCTCCGCCGTCATCACCCGCGAGAACTGCTCGGCGCGCTCCCGCAGCAGGCCGTGCGCCCGGTGGAAGAGGTCGGCCCGGGCGCGCGGCGCCCAGCGGCCCCAGGCGTCCTGGGCCGCGACGGCGGCGTCGAGGGCGGCCCGGGTCTCGGCGGCCCCGGCGTCGGCCATCCGGGCGACGGCGTGCCCGGTCGCGGGGTCGATCACCTCGAAGGACGGGCCGGGGTCGGTCCAGACGCCGTCGATGTAGAGGCTCGTGCGGACGCCACCGGCCGCCGTCGATCCGGTCGGGGCGACGGTCTCAGCTGTGGTCATGGAGGTTCCTTCCTGGTGCGGGAGGTCCCGCGGGGTGCGATGGGGTGGGGGCGGTTCAGCGGGCGGTGTAGCCGCCGTCGATGGGCAGCGCGACGCCGGTGACCCAGGACGCCTCGTCGGAGGCGAGGTAGAGGACGCCGTACGCGACCTCCTCGGGACGGCCCAGCCGGCGCAGCGACTGATGGGTCGTGTTGACCTCCTCGTAGGCCGCGATCCCGCCCGGGAACTCGGCGGCGATGCCCTCGACCAGCGGCGTCAGCACGGTGCTGGGGTGCACGCTGTTCACCCGGATGCCGTGCCTGCCGTACGTCGCGGCGTCCTGCCGGGTCTGCATCGTCACCGCGCCCTTGGCGACGTGGTACGCCGAGAACTCGTCGTTGCCGCGCAGTCCGTAGATCGAGGAGAAGTTGACGATGCTGCCGCCGCCCTGCTCGATCATGTAGGGCACGGCGTGCTTGGTCCCCCACAGCACGCCCTTGACGTCGATCGCGAAGAGCGCGTCCCACTCCGCCTCGGTCACCTCGTGCGTCGGCTTGTCCGGACCGATCACGCCCGCGCAGTTCACGAGGATGTCGATCCGGCCGTGCTCGGCGACGACCTCGGCCCAGACCCGGGCGACGGCGGCCTCGTCGCTGACGTCGAGCGGCCGGAACGCGGCCCGGCCACCGGCGTCCCGGATCGCCCGGGCCGCGGCCGCGCCCTCGGTCGTGTCGATGTCGGTCAGCGTCACCGCGGCGCCCTCCCGGGCGAGCAGCTCGGCGGTGGCGCGGCCCATGCCCATCGCGGCGCCGGTGACCACGGCGACCTTGCCGGCCACGCGCCCGGACCGCTCCGGTGCGCGGGCCCGCTCGCCGGCGACAGCAGCGCTCACGCGGGCACCACCGCGGTGTCGTCGGCGGCCACCCGGTCGTTGAGGAAGGACGCGTAGCCCTCGGCCTCCACCTGGCGGCAGTACTCCTGGTAGACCTGCCCGCCGCCCATGTAGACCTGGAACGCACGACCCTTGCCGGGCACGTTGTGGCCGAGGAACCAGGCGCCGGCCTTCTCGCCCTCCGAGCACATCACCGTCGCCTCGCCGGCCCGGTTGGTCTCGTCGAGCCACCACTGCTCCGAGGCCGCGGTCGCCTCGATCCGAGGGACGTCGTTCTCCCGGGCCCAGACCAGCAGGCGCTGCAGCCACTGGGCGCCGAGCTGGATCGGCACCGGCAGGTTCGAGTACGGCGTCTGCGGGCCGAGCGACATGAAGAAGTTCGGGAACCCGTGGACCGAGATCCCGAGGTTGCTGCGCAGGCCCTCCCGCTCCCACTTCTCCCGCAGGACCAGGCCGTCGCGGCCGACGATGTCGATCGTCGTCAGCGTGCCGGTCATCGCGTCGAAGCCGGTGGCGAAGACGATGACGTCGAGGTCGTACTCGGTCCCACCCACCCGGATGCCCCGCTCGGTGATCTCCGAGATGGGGGTCGACTTCACGTCGACGAGGTGGACGTTGGCGCGGTTGAACGTGTCGTAGTAGTGGTGCCCGGTCGGGACGCGCTTGCCGTTGAACGAGTAGTCCTTCGGGCAGAGCAGCTCCGCGGTGGCGGGGTCCTCGACGATCTCGCGGATCTTGGAGCGGATGAACTCCGAGGCCAGCTCGCTGGACTCGTGGTTGGTCGCGAGGTCGTTGAAGCACTCGTTGGCGAAGTGGAAGCCGCCCTCCTGCCACTTGCTCTCGAACACCGCGCGCCGCTCCTCCGGCGACGCCTCGAGCGCGCTCTTCTCGGCGTACTCCATCGCGACGCCGAAGGGATGGGCGGCGGCCTGCTCGAAGATCTCGTCGTAGTGGTCGCGCACGTACTGCATCCACTCCGCGCCGACCTTCTCGTTGTTGGTCTCCACCACGTAGTTGGGCGTGCGCTGGAAGACGTAGAACTCCTCGGCCTGCTCGGCGATGACCGGCACCGCCTGGATGCCGGAGGCGCCCAGGCCGATGATGCCGACCCGCTTGCCCCGCAGGTCCACGCCCTCCCGCGGCCAGGCCGCCGTGTGGTAGGTCGTGCCCGCGAAGCCGTCGATGCCCGGGATGTCCGGGAGGATCGGCTGGGAGAGGACGCCCATCCCGCTGACGAGGTAGCGCGCGGTCTGCCGGCTGCCGTCCTCGAAGTCGACGACCCACCGGTTGCCCGCCTCGTCGTACGCCGCTCGGCTGACCCGCATGCCCAGCTCGATGTCCTTGCGCAGGTCGAGCCGGTCGGCGATGAAGTTCAGGTAGGCCAGCACCTCCTTGCCGCTGGGGTAGCGCTCGGTCCAGGTCCACTCCTCGCGCACCTCCTTGGAGAAGGAGAAGGAGTAGTAGTGGAACTCGCTGTCCGTGCGCACGCCCGGGTAGTTGTTGATCCACCAGGTGCCGCCGATGCCGTCGGTCGCGTCCACGACGTGGGTCGAGAGACCGGCTTCGCGCAGGTGGTGGAGCAGGGCCAGGCCGGAGAAGCCGGCGCCGATGACGAGGGCGTCGTGGTCGACGGGGAGGTCGGTGCTCATGGGTGGTGTCCTCTTCTGGTTCGGGGTGGCTCGGGGTGGCTCGGGTGGTTCGGTCGGGGTCAGCGGGAGAGGCCGGCGCGGTACCAGTCGGCGATGGCGGCGATCTCCTGGTCGGCGCGCTCGGTCCGCCCGGCGAGGAAGGGGTAGACGTGCTGCTGGCCCTGCCCGACGGAGAAGGTCACGTCGACGTCGTGCTTCTGCGCGAGCTCGTGCAGCCGGACGCTGTCGTCGAAGAGCGACTCGACCGAGCCGGCGCAGATGTAGAGCCGCGGGAAGCCGGTCAGGTCCGCGTACAGCGGGTTGGCGAACGGCTCGGTCGGGTCGCAGGCGCCGCCGATGTACCGGTCGATATTGGCCTGGAGACCCTCCCGCGTGATGAGGAAGTCGGTGGCGTCGTTGCTGTCCAGGGTGGCGCCGGTGTTCTCCATGTTCAGCCACGGAGACATGGTGATCACCTGGCGCGGCAGGGGGTCCTCGGAGGCGAGGAGCCGCAGGGTCGTCGCGATCGCCAGGTTGCCGCCGGCGGAGTCGCCGACCAGGGTGGTGCGGGCGGGGTCGCGGCCCTCCGCCCGCCACGCGGCCAGGACGGCGAGGGCGTCCTCGATCGCGGCGGGGTAGGGGTGCTCGGGCGCCAGGCGGAAGTCGGCGACGAAGACCGGGGCGGCGCACGCCCGGGCGAGGTGCCCGCCGAGCTTGCGGTGCGAGGCGGACGATCCCAGCGCGAACCCGCCGCCGTGGAGCAGCAGCACCACCTCGTCGCCGTCCGCGCCGAGCGGCTCGGCCCACACCCCGGGCACTCCGGCGACGTCGGCGTGACGGTAGGTCACCCCGGCGGGCTCGGCGGTCGCCCGCTGCCAGTCGTCGAACATGATCCGCAGCAGCTGCAGCGACATGTCGGGATGGGCCTGCATCTCCACGGCCCACTGGGCGTAGATCTCGCCGAGGAGGTCCTGCGGCACCGGTTGCGTCATCGCTGACGTCTCCTTCCGAGCGGGGAACCCTCGACCGGTGGGGCCCGCGTCGCGGGGCCGGGAGGGTGTGGCGGGGAGCCACGCCCTCACCTTGAACCGGGCGGTTCGGCGATGCGAGGGCTGTCGCAGATTGCGACAGTCCCGTCGCAGAGTGACGCAGCTCACCACCCCGGGAGGTCGAAGACTCGCCGTCCAAGGAGGTGCTGTGACGGACAGCACCCATCGACAGGGCGGACAGATCACAGATGCAGGTGAGCAAGAAGGGAGTCGTCGCGCTGGTTGCGGCGACGGCACTGGCGAGCGCGGTCAGCGCGTGCTCGACGGGCGCCCCGTCCGGCGACGGCGGCGCGAAGGACACGGTCGAGGGCCAGCAGGTCGGCGTCGTCGGGACCCAGGACCAGATCGAGGACATCGACCGGTTCTGCGGTGACGACGAGATCACCGTCGCGCTCGCCGACGGCTTCGGCGGCAACTCGTGGCGCAAGATCACCCGCGCCGTGTTCGAGGCCGAGGCGGCCCGGTGCGACAACATCACCAAGGTCCTCTACACCGACGCGCAGGGCGACACGCAGAAGGCGATCGCCGACATCAACTCGCTCGTCGCGCAGGGCGTGGACGTCATCGTCACCTTCGTCGACGGTGGTGAGGCACTGCTGCCGACCATCAAGAAGGCGACCGCGGCCGGCGTGAAGGTCGTGCCGTTCGTCGGGTCGCCGGGCGGGGAGCCGGGCAAGGACTACGTCGACTTCGTCTCCGAGGACATCACGACCTACGGCGAGAACCTCGCCCGCTGGACCATCGAGAAGATGGGCGGCAAGGGCAACCTCGTCATGCTCGGCGGCCTGCCGGGCAACTCCTACTCCCAGGGCGTGTACGACGGCGTGGTGAAGGCCGCGCAGGAGAGCCCGGGCGTCACGCTGCTCAACACCGACGGTCCCGTCAGCACCGACTGGGAGCCGGGCAAGACCCAGCAGGTGGTGGCCGGCCTGCTGACCAAGTACGACGCGATCGACGGCATCGTCGCCGACTACGGCGGCGGCTCCGTGGGCGGCATCCGCGCCTTCCTGGCCGCGGGCCAGCCGCTCCCGGTGTGGTCGGCCAACGACTCCAACGAGTTCGCGTGCCTGTGGTACGAGCACGCCGAGAAGAACCCGACCTTCCAGGTGGCGACGGAGTCGTCGCGCAACTGGGTGGTCAAGGTCGCGCTCCACAAGGGCCTGGCGGCCCACAACGGCATCCGCAACGACGAGCCGTCGACGTACAACCTCGACATCATCGAGGACTCGACGGATGCCGCGAAGGCGCCGAAGTGCGAGGAGTCGCTGCCGCCCGACGCGATCCTCTCCTCCGGCCTCACCGTCGAGGAGCTCCAGGCGCTCTTCGACTGACCCCGACCCCTCCCGTTCCACCGTCGGCCCGGTCGGAGACCCGGCCGGGCCGACGGGTCCCGCACCCCAAGGAGCAACCCCATGTCCCGACTCACCGGCAAGGTCGCCATCGTCACCGGCGCCGGACGCGGCATCGGCCAGTCCATCGCCGAGGTGTTCGCCCGCGAGGGCGCCACCGTGATCGCCACCAGCCGCGGCAGCGACGTCGACTACCTCGACGGCCGCCCCGGCCTGGAGTACCAGCAGCTCGACGTCTCCAGCGACGACGACTGGCAGCGCGTCGTCGGCGACGTCGTGGCGCGCCACGGGCGCGTCGACGTCCTGGTCAACAACGCGGGCATCATCACCTACGAGCCGGTCCACGAGCTCAGCGTCGAGGACTGGCAGCGGGTCGTCGCGATCAACCAGACCGGCACCTGGCTCGGCATGCGCGCCGTCGTGCCCGCCATGCTCGCCCAGGGCGCCGGATCCATCGTCAACGTGTCCTCGATCTGGGGCTCCGCCGCGGTCGCGGGCGGGCACGCTTACCACGCCACGAAGGGCGCGGTGCGCAATATGTCGAAGAACGCCGCGATCACCTACGCCCGGGACGGCATCCGGGTGAACTCGCTGCATCCCGGCTTCATCAGCACACCGCTCACCGACGCCCAAGCGCCCGACGTCAACGAGTACGTCGTCGGCCAGACGCCGATGGGACGGGCCGGCAAGCCCGAGGAGATCGCCCAGGGCGCGGTCTTCCTCGCCAGTGACGACTCCGGCTTCATGACGGGCGCGGAGCTCGTCATCGACGGCGGGTACCTGGCGCAGTGAGCGTGACGCACACGGACGCGGCGGCCGCCGCGGGGGTGAGCACCACCGCCGGGCACGCCCTGGAGCTGCGCGGCATCGGCCGGCGCTTCGGTGCCGTGCAGGCGCTCGCGGACGTCGACCTGGTCGTCGAGCGCGGCGAGGTGCATGCCCTCGTGGGCGAGAACGGCGCCGGGAAGTCGACGCTCATGGCCATCGCCTCCGGCGCGCTGGCCGCGGACGAGGGCGAGGTGGTCATCGTCGGCGAGACGCTGGCCCACGCCTCGCCCGAGCGGGCGCGCGCCCTGGGGCTGGCCATCGTCCGCCAGCACCCCGCCCTCCTGCCCGATCTCACCGTCGCCGAGAACATGGCCGTCGGCGTCGGCTTCGCCCCCGCGGGCGGCGTCCGCGGATCCGTGGCCTGGACCCGGGAGCAGCTGGCCCCCTGGGGGATGGACATCGACCCGCGCGCCCGGGTGGGCGACCTGCCGATCGAGCAGTGGTTCGTCATCGAGATCGCCAAGGCGCTCGCGCTGCGGCCCCGGGTGCTGGTGCTCGACGAGCCGACCGAGCACCTCAGCCTGGAGGAGGTGCGGCTGCTCTTCCGCCGGCTGCGCGAGATCGTCGCGGACGGCACGGCCGTCGTCTACATCTCCCACCGCATCCCGGAGGTGAAGGAGGTCGCGGACCGGATCACCGTGCTGCGCGACGGGCGCACCCGCGGCGTGCACGCCGCCGCCGAGGTCTCGGAGGACCAGGTCGTCGAGCTCGTCGTCGGCCGGGCCCTGGACGCGGTCTTCCCACCGAAGGGATCGGTCGCCGGATCCGTCGGCACCCACGAGCAGCTCGTCGTGGAAGGCCTCTCGGGCGAGGGCTTCCACGACGTCGCCTTCACGGTCCGGGCGGGGGAGGTCGTGGGCCTCGCCGGCGTGCAGGGCAACGGGCAGACCGAGCTGCTGCACGCCCTCGCCGGCCTGGAGCCCAGCAGGGGCGACGTGCTCGTCGACGGCCGGCGGCTCGCCCGCGGCAGCACGGCGTACGCCCGACGGGCCGGTGTCGTCCACGTCCCCGCGGACCGTCACGAGGACGGCGTCTTCCTGCCGCTGTCGGTCGCCGAGAACATCGCGGCCGCCACGCTCGACGAGGTCAGCACCGCCGGACTGGTGCGCACCCGCGCGGTCGCCGCGCGCGCCGAGGAGCAGCGCGCCGAGCTCGGCATCAAGACGCCCTCGGTGGACACGCCGGTCGCCGCGCTCTCGGGCGGCAACCAGCAGAAGGTGGTGATGGCGCGCACGGTGCTCGCCCACCCCGGCGTGCTGCTCGCCGAGGAGCCCACGCAGGGCGTGGACGCCGGCGCCCGGGTCGACATCTACCGGATCATCCGCTCGGTCGCGGACGGCGGCGCGGCCGTCGTCCTCCTCTCCTCCGACGGCGTCGAGCTGGAGGGACTGTGCGACCGGGTGCTGATCGTCTCGCGCGGCACGGTCGTCAAGGAGCTCGCCGGCGACGAGGTCACGGAGGAGGCGATCGCGCACGCCGCGCTCACCGCCACCACCGTCCGCGAGCGCGGGACGGAGGAGGCCCCGCGTCGTCGCGGCCTGCGCCGGCTGCTCGCCGGCGACCACGCCCCGGCGGCGGTCCTGGTCGGCGTGATGGCGCTGCTGGGCCTGGTGGTCGGCGCGCAGAACCCGTCGTACTTCTCCTCCTTCAACATCTACAACCTGCTGTTCATGGCGGCCCCGCTGGTGCTGGTCGGCGCGGCGCAGCACCTCGTCGTCCTCACCGGCGGCATCGACCTGTCCGTGGGACCGCTGATGGGCCTGCTCGTGGTGGTCGGCTCGTTCTGGTTCGTCGACGGCGGCAGCCCGGCCGTCGGCCTGCTGCTCATGGCGCTGACCGCGCTCGCCGTGGGCCTGGTCAACGGCGTCCTGGTCGCCGTGGTCGGCGTCGACGCGGTGGTCGCGACCCTCGCCGTCTTCATGGCGCTGCAGGGCATCTCCCTGACCCTGCGGGAGGTGCCGGCCGGCGTCGTCG harbors:
- a CDS encoding SDR family NAD(P)-dependent oxidoreductase codes for the protein MSRLTGKVAIVTGAGRGIGQSIAEVFAREGATVIATSRGSDVDYLDGRPGLEYQQLDVSSDDDWQRVVGDVVARHGRVDVLVNNAGIITYEPVHELSVEDWQRVVAINQTGTWLGMRAVVPAMLAQGAGSIVNVSSIWGSAAVAGGHAYHATKGAVRNMSKNAAITYARDGIRVNSLHPGFISTPLTDAQAPDVNEYVVGQTPMGRAGKPEEIAQGAVFLASDDSGFMTGAELVIDGGYLAQ
- a CDS encoding flavin-containing monooxygenase, whose amino-acid sequence is MSTDLPVDHDALVIGAGFSGLALLHHLREAGLSTHVVDATDGIGGTWWINNYPGVRTDSEFHYYSFSFSKEVREEWTWTERYPSGKEVLAYLNFIADRLDLRKDIELGMRVSRAAYDEAGNRWVVDFEDGSRQTARYLVSGMGVLSQPILPDIPGIDGFAGTTYHTAAWPREGVDLRGKRVGIIGLGASGIQAVPVIAEQAEEFYVFQRTPNYVVETNNEKVGAEWMQYVRDHYDEIFEQAAAHPFGVAMEYAEKSALEASPEERRAVFESKWQEGGFHFANECFNDLATNHESSELASEFIRSKIREIVEDPATAELLCPKDYSFNGKRVPTGHHYYDTFNRANVHLVDVKSTPISEITERGIRVGGTEYDLDVIVFATGFDAMTGTLTTIDIVGRDGLVLREKWEREGLRSNLGISVHGFPNFFMSLGPQTPYSNLPVPIQLGAQWLQRLLVWARENDVPRIEATAASEQWWLDETNRAGEATVMCSEGEKAGAWFLGHNVPGKGRAFQVYMGGGQVYQEYCRQVEAEGYASFLNDRVAADDTAVVPA
- a CDS encoding NAD-dependent succinate-semialdehyde dehydrogenase; protein product: MTTAETVAPTGSTAAGGVRTSLYIDGVWTDPGPSFEVIDPATGHAVARMADAGAAETRAALDAAVAAQDAWGRWAPRARADLFHRAHGLLRERAEQFSRVMTAESGKPLSESRAEFDLSASFFLWYAEQITHLHGGWAHGSHGGYRVVTTHQPVGPCLLITPWNFPLLMSARKAGAALAAGCTVVMKTAQETPLTGALFTQTLADAGFPAGVVNLLHTTSSATISETALADPRLRKISFTGSTGVGSLLLQKAAPHIVNASMELGGDGPFVVLDDADVDLAVEQAVICKFRNAGQACVAANRIILHEAIADEFTAKFVAAARELRVGNGFEDGVDVGPIISSRQRDRVVDLVERFRGIGAHVLTGGRPAAGDGYFYEPTVMTLDSRDHELCTEELFAPLAALYRVGDVQEALDFANDTSYGLAAYVFTRDLDRAVAVAERLEFGMVGINRGIMADPVASFGGIKASGLGREGGPDGIHEFLEPKYLAITVDEAKAGLR
- a CDS encoding ATP-binding cassette domain-containing protein, whose translation is MTHTDAAAAAGVSTTAGHALELRGIGRRFGAVQALADVDLVVERGEVHALVGENGAGKSTLMAIASGALAADEGEVVIVGETLAHASPERARALGLAIVRQHPALLPDLTVAENMAVGVGFAPAGGVRGSVAWTREQLAPWGMDIDPRARVGDLPIEQWFVIEIAKALALRPRVLVLDEPTEHLSLEEVRLLFRRLREIVADGTAVVYISHRIPEVKEVADRITVLRDGRTRGVHAAAEVSEDQVVELVVGRALDAVFPPKGSVAGSVGTHEQLVVEGLSGEGFHDVAFTVRAGEVVGLAGVQGNGQTELLHALAGLEPSRGDVLVDGRRLARGSTAYARRAGVVHVPADRHEDGVFLPLSVAENIAAATLDEVSTAGLVRTRAVAARAEEQRAELGIKTPSVDTPVAALSGGNQQKVVMARTVLAHPGVLLAEEPTQGVDAGARVDIYRIIRSVADGGAAVVLLSSDGVELEGLCDRVLIVSRGTVVKELAGDEVTEEAIAHAALTATTVRERGTEEAPRRRGLRRLLAGDHAPAAVLVGVMALLGLVVGAQNPSYFSSFNIYNLLFMAAPLVLVGAAQHLVVLTGGIDLSVGPLMGLLVVVGSFWFVDGGSPAVGLLLMALTALAVGLVNGVLVAVVGVDAVVATLAVFMALQGISLTLREVPAGVVAESVSTQVMARVGPLPVAIIAAAAVAVVLEVALRRTRWGVALRATGSRRDAAEKIGVRTTRAQLGAYLLAGALTCGAAVLLMAQIGIGDGRPGVGYTLSSITVVVLAGASVFGGRGSFLGVLVAGLLVQQLLSASPFLQLPQAWSYLLPGLVILVAAVLFGRLQRTRKA
- a CDS encoding substrate-binding domain-containing protein; translation: MSKKGVVALVAATALASAVSACSTGAPSGDGGAKDTVEGQQVGVVGTQDQIEDIDRFCGDDEITVALADGFGGNSWRKITRAVFEAEAARCDNITKVLYTDAQGDTQKAIADINSLVAQGVDVIVTFVDGGEALLPTIKKATAAGVKVVPFVGSPGGEPGKDYVDFVSEDITTYGENLARWTIEKMGGKGNLVMLGGLPGNSYSQGVYDGVVKAAQESPGVTLLNTDGPVSTDWEPGKTQQVVAGLLTKYDAIDGIVADYGGGSVGGIRAFLAAGQPLPVWSANDSNEFACLWYEHAEKNPTFQVATESSRNWVVKVALHKGLAAHNGIRNDEPSTYNLDIIEDSTDAAKAPKCEESLPPDAILSSGLTVEELQALFD
- a CDS encoding alpha/beta hydrolase; its protein translation is MTQPVPQDLLGEIYAQWAVEMQAHPDMSLQLLRIMFDDWQRATAEPAGVTYRHADVAGVPGVWAEPLGADGDEVVLLLHGGGFALGSSASHRKLGGHLARACAAPVFVADFRLAPEHPYPAAIEDALAVLAAWRAEGRDPARTTLVGDSAGGNLAIATTLRLLASEDPLPRQVITMSPWLNMENTGATLDSNDATDFLITREGLQANIDRYIGGACDPTEPFANPLYADLTGFPRLYICAGSVESLFDDSVRLHELAQKHDVDVTFSVGQGQQHVYPFLAGRTERADQEIAAIADWYRAGLSR
- a CDS encoding SDR family NAD(P)-dependent oxidoreductase — protein: MSAAVAGERARAPERSGRVAGKVAVVTGAAMGMGRATAELLAREGAAVTLTDIDTTEGAAAARAIRDAGGRAAFRPLDVSDEAAVARVWAEVVAEHGRIDILVNCAGVIGPDKPTHEVTEAEWDALFAIDVKGVLWGTKHAVPYMIEQGGGSIVNFSSIYGLRGNDEFSAYHVAKGAVTMQTRQDAATYGRHGIRVNSVHPSTVLTPLVEGIAAEFPGGIAAYEEVNTTHQSLRRLGRPEEVAYGVLYLASDEASWVTGVALPIDGGYTAR